The sequence below is a genomic window from Halosolutus gelatinilyticus.
GAAGGTCGGTGTGAGGAGATCGTCGCCGACCGACAGGCGTCGATTCGCGAGACGCGCCGATCGGTCCCGCTTCCGGACGGCGAAGATCTCCAACGGTACCTCTACCGGGAGCTACCGGTCGCGTTCCCCGTGCTCTCGGCCGTGACGACCGCCACCGAGGAGCTCGAGGCCGCTCGCCTCGCGGTCGAGCGCGCGATGGGGTACTGTCGGTAGCCGAATCGAGCGATCGATCGCCGCGCGATTTTTCGACCGCGACACGGCGCTCGCGAAGGCGCCGTCCGGCCGGGACTGGAATCCGTACGACCGAGCGTCGATCGCGTCCGACGTCGGCCGGTACTGATTCGGACAAACCAATACGGAGGCGTCAGTATAGCAATTAGCACGGGATTTGTACCCGGTGGTCGTGGTCGATACCGTGGCGTCTCGACGCCAGACGAACCATGGACGGATCCACCGACGCGTACGACGATCGCTCCGCTCGAGACCGACCCTCCGAATTACCCCTCGACGCGCCCCCGGAACCGCACGCTGATTCCGACGTCGATGCCGAGCCCCCTCGCTCGGACGAACTCGACTCCGTGCTCGTCCGGTACGAGACGCGACCGGACCGCCGGACGGTGTATCCGAAAGACTGCCCCGAGGACCGGAAGCTGACGGCGTGGTTGAGCGCGGACGCGACCGCGTTTCACGATCTGCAGGACGTGCGTTGAGTCCGACGCGGGCTCTCGCCTGCGTTTCGACGGCAGGCCGACGCACCCGGATCGTGACGGCAGTCGCGAACGGCGGTCGCTCTCCCTTCCGAACTGTCGGGAGAGCGTGTTCCGCGCCAGCGACGACCGAACTGGATCCCTCCCGCAAACGCGTGTTCGGCCAGAGGGAGGCGAACCGCGATCGGCTCGACTGCTCGTGACGCTGGATCAGAATCCGGATGCCAGGAACGCGTAGCGTTCGATCGTCCGCACGGAGGCTCGAACCGTATGCCGTCGATCCGTCGACGGAGCGATCGCTATCGGGGCGGGTGAAACGCCGCGAACGGCGACGAGAATCGAGTTCAGTCGAGCAGAACGGCGTTGACCTGGCCGGTCTGGCCGGGTCGGGACGTCACGCGAGCGGTGCCCTCGGAGGTCTCGATGACGGCCCCCTTCGTGATGATGTTCCGGCGGACGTAGTTCGGGTTGGCCGCGTTCTCGACGACGTCCTCGATCTCGGCCGTCACCGTCTCCGCGCCCTTGTTGACCGTTGCGACGTTCGTCGCGAGCGCGCGGGTCTTGGTGTCGTTTCCGCGGGCGTCGACGGTTCGGAATCGGGGCTCGCCGACCTGCGTCTCGGTCGGGAGGCGTCCGAGTTCGTTCTTGCGGCGCTTGCGAACGTTCTTCAGTCGACCGCCGGTCCGTTTGCGCGTAGAGCGTCCCTGGTCTTGCATACCCGACATCAGTCGCGGCGGCTATTTGAATGCAACGAGTCGACCCTCGACCGCGTTCGGAGACGATCGCGCGTTGTCCGTTGCCCGCGGGGTCCCGTCGTCGCTCCGAAAGCGCGTACTTCGATCGCTACTCCGCGGGACAGCCGCCCCGCGTCGGTCCGGCCGCTCGACCGGTGATCGATTCGGGAGCGCGGCTACAAGCAGTCGATCGGAAACGTTACTCGTCCTCTTCGACGACCTCGGGGTCGCTCATCGCACTCTGGAGGCTGTCGAGGCCGTTGATCCACTCCGTGACGAGTCCGTACTCGAGGTCTTCGGCCACCGCGATGTCGAGTTCCTGGCCGTCGATGATGAGCGTGCCGGCCTGCGCGGCGTACCCGAGCGCGGCGTCCAGGTCCTCTTCGGCCTCCGCGTCCGCGGCGGCGCCGAGGTAGTCGGCGACGCTGCCTTCCTCGGCGGGTCCGCCCGCGACGTACTCCTCCGCGGCGAAGAAGACGCAAACGAGACTCGTCTGGACGCCGTCGACGAGAATGAGCTTTTCTTCGTCCTCGATGTCAATCTCGTCGAGGACGATCTCGCGAACGTCGGCGATCTCTTCGAGGGCCTCCTCCTGGTCGAGTTCGCCATCGTCGTAGGCGGCGACGATTTTCGCGATCGCAATCGCCGTGTCGTCTTGCAGATTGAGTAGCAGGCGGGCCGACGATTCGTCTTCCGGATCGATGTCCTCGTCCTTGATGCGATCGATCCAGTTCTGCCAGCGTTCCTCCGAGTAGAACTCGGTCGGCGGATTGCTCATACAGACACCTACACCGGCCGCTTGAAATGCCTTTCTCTACACTAGCCGCCGTGCGTGACCGTCCCGTTCACGGACCATTCGTCGGACTAATACCGGCTTACCGATCGTCCGAGAGCGTCGCCTCCGTATCGATCCCGTAGACGAGTTCGGGCGTCTCGACGTGCGCGTTTCGAACGGCGCCCTCGCGGCCGTTCTCGAGGAGCCAACCGACCCGGCGGGGAACGGTCTTCGGCCCGAGTACGGCTCCCGGCCGATCGGGATCGTCGATGTAGTCGGTTTCCATCAGAAACGGCTCGCCGCGATCGGCGGCGACCTCGAGGCGGTCCTTCTCGCTCATGACGCTCGGGATCGGACCCGCGAGTCGGCCGCCCGCGTAGTGTTTGACCACCTTGTGAGCCGGCAACCCGGCCTCTTCGGCCCAGTTGGTCACCTCGGTCATGTCCTCGCTCGCCTCGGCGTGCAACTGGACGGCGCAGTCCAGGTCGGCCCCGCGCTCGAAGGCTCGTCGCATCACGGCGTTTGAGGCGTCCCAGACCTCGTCGTCGACGTCGTAATGTGGCCGGCCCGACTTCAGCGCCAGCGCCTCGCCGCGCTCGACGTGCTCCGCGGCGACGTCGATGCCGCCCCGCATGATCTCGCACGCCTCGTCGGGGGCATAGCCCCGATCGTCGACGAGCCGCGAGATCAGTCCGGGGTGGACGCCCAGGACCGGCCACGCGCAGCCGTCGAGTTCAGCCGCGGCGTCGTCGACGATCTCGATCGTCCGCTCGAAGACGGGACGGAAGTCCTCGCCGGTCTCGGCCTCGACGCCGAGGTGCCAG
It includes:
- a CDS encoding DUF7511 domain-containing protein; this translates as MDGSTDAYDDRSARDRPSELPLDAPPEPHADSDVDAEPPRSDELDSVLVRYETRPDRRTVYPKDCPEDRKLTAWLSADATAFHDLQDVR
- a CDS encoding 30S ribosomal protein S8e produces the protein MQDQGRSTRKRTGGRLKNVRKRRKNELGRLPTETQVGEPRFRTVDARGNDTKTRALATNVATVNKGAETVTAEIEDVVENAANPNYVRRNIITKGAVIETSEGTARVTSRPGQTGQVNAVLLD
- a CDS encoding DUF2150 family protein, with amino-acid sequence MSNPPTEFYSEERWQNWIDRIKDEDIDPEDESSARLLLNLQDDTAIAIAKIVAAYDDGELDQEEALEEIADVREIVLDEIDIEDEEKLILVDGVQTSLVCVFFAAEEYVAGGPAEEGSVADYLGAAADAEAEEDLDAALGYAAQAGTLIIDGQELDIAVAEDLEYGLVTEWINGLDSLQSAMSDPEVVEEDE
- a CDS encoding TatD family hydrolase; translation: MIDHETPVLDNHLHLDPDNNRGIDAVRDFARAGGTHLLVVNKPSWHLGVEAETGEDFRPVFERTIEIVDDAAAELDGCAWPVLGVHPGLISRLVDDRGYAPDEACEIMRGGIDVAAEHVERGEALALKSGRPHYDVDDEVWDASNAVMRRAFERGADLDCAVQLHAEASEDMTEVTNWAEEAGLPAHKVVKHYAGGRLAGPIPSVMSEKDRLEVAADRGEPFLMETDYIDDPDRPGAVLGPKTVPRRVGWLLENGREGAVRNAHVETPELVYGIDTEATLSDDR